CCACGGATCGGAATTCGGCGTGGTCATCCTGGAACGGGCGGATCGCCACCGCTGAGACGATCGGCGCCGCTCCCTACCCCGCGCGGCGCTCGCCGAAAAGGGGTCCCGGTCCTCGGTCGCAGCTCGTAGAGCATCCCCGCGCGTTGAACGACATCGAATCGCCGACGAATCGTGTCCAGGAGCTCCTGGTCCGCGCGGGTCGTGAAGCTGGTGTCGAGGAACACGGGGACCCCGGCGGTGATCGCCGCCTCGAGATCTCCGAGCCGCTCCGAGGCGACCGCTCGCACCGCCTCCTCGGCCCCGCCCGCGAGCAGGCCGGGACAGCGATGGTCGTTCCACCTGCGCGGAGGCGGGCTCGGATCCGGGATCCTGTGCCGGGCGATCAGCTTGTCGGCGTACTCCACCCGCCGGGAGATCGGCATGGCCCTTCGACCGCCGGACGCCCCGAGGAAGTAACCGAGGTATGCCGGCTCGATGGCGGAGACGACGATCGCACGCTCCGGGACGAGTTGGCGGATTCGATCCGCCACCATCCTCCGGTAGGGCGGCTGATCGGAGGTCCCGGCGCGCCATGCCGACACCGCCAGCAGGCCCAGGGCGAGAATCGCCGGCAAGGTCCATCCGCGAAGTCGCGAGAGCCATCCCCCCGCCACGGATCCCAGGAGCACGGCCGCCACCGCGACCGAGGGCAGGTAGAAGCGGGGATGCGGGAAGAAATACAGAAGATGGAACAGCACGATCGGACCGGTCGCCAGGACGAGGAACTCCACCAAGCTCCGGACCGTCGCGACCCCCGCGTCGACGGAGGCCGGCGGCGCCGCTCTCAGCCTTCGGTCGATGACGAGCGCCGACGCGACCCCCGCGATCAGAAGCGGCAAGCCGGCGTACCAGAGAGCGGTCAGGTTGGTGCGGACGTAGGCCGTCGAGAACGTCAGCGACGGGTAGTCGTACGGGACCGGGCACCAGAACGGGTAGCCGCTCCTCGCGACGGAGCCGAACGTGGCTCCGTTGTACGCGAGCGTCATCGCCGCCGCGGCGCCGAGGGGACCCAGCAGAAGGAGGAGGCGCTTCGCCGCGCCGGGGGGCGAGAACGC
The Terriglobia bacterium DNA segment above includes these coding regions:
- a CDS encoding glycosyltransferase family 39 protein, coding for MKRAREWTVLALLLAAAAVILARSAYNASNLDVVPDSVELALGAEHFVADGRFAIEIDGRTLPSRYPPWFSVAALAPAYLLLGPEPGNAIYPVTAFAVAGIALAYALGRRAAGTWGGASAATALLALPVYRLWGRQIMSDVPAAAVMLAVCLVYVRGRASSRETAAGHFLAGCLIAIGALFRPVCAAALLPFLLCAFSPPGAAKRLLLLLGPLGAAAAMTLAYNGATFGSVARSGYPFWCPVPYDYPSLTFSTAYVRTNLTALWYAGLPLLIAGVASALVIDRRLRAAPPASVDAGVATVRSLVEFLVLATGPIVLFHLLYFFPHPRFYLPSVAVAAVLLGSVAGGWLSRLRGWTLPAILALGLLAVSAWRAGTSDQPPYRRMVADRIRQLVPERAIVVSAIEPAYLGYFLGASGGRRAMPISRRVEYADKLIARHRIPDPSPPPRRWNDHRCPGLLAGGAEEAVRAVASERLGDLEAAITAGVPVFLDTSFTTRADQELLDTIRRRFDVVQRAGMLYELRPRTGTPFRRAPRGVGSGADRLSGGDPPVPG